A genomic stretch from Xanthocytophaga agilis includes:
- a CDS encoding lactate utilization protein B, which translates to MITHAKEAEKFNKDEARVDWHDDTLWFVRQKRDRMAHNIPEWEQLREKASQIKNHTLSNLDQYLIQFEKHALANGVHVHWAANAVEHNQIVFQIIQKHGFQKIVKSKSMLTEECHLNEFLISQGIEVIDTDLGERIVQLRHEPPSHIVLPAIHLKKEDVGETFHQHLGTEKGAKDPQYLTEAARQHLREKFIAADLALTGVNFAVAETGGIVVCTNEGNADMGAHLANVHIACMGIEKIIPRQADLSVFLRLLARSATGQPITTYSSHFLRPAPGKEMHIVLVDNGRTEQLARADFRNSLKCIRCAACFNTCPVYRRSGGHSYHTAVAGPIGSILAPNIDMRKYADLPFASTLCGSCSNVCPVKIDIHDQLWKWRQILAQEGHTGTAKATGMKLMSAVLSNPDIYRFAGSTGRWFLRHVPSLASNSLNPWFKQREMPEPPKESFRDWYMKNRKKPKGE; encoded by the coding sequence ATGATTACACACGCCAAAGAAGCTGAGAAATTTAACAAAGATGAAGCACGGGTAGACTGGCATGATGATACGCTTTGGTTTGTTCGCCAGAAACGGGATCGTATGGCCCACAATATTCCGGAATGGGAACAACTCCGGGAAAAGGCGTCCCAGATCAAGAACCATACCTTATCCAATCTGGATCAATACCTCATTCAGTTTGAAAAACACGCACTTGCCAATGGAGTACATGTTCATTGGGCAGCCAATGCTGTAGAGCATAATCAGATTGTCTTTCAGATTATTCAAAAACATGGCTTTCAGAAAATTGTCAAAAGTAAGTCTATGCTTACCGAAGAATGCCATCTGAATGAATTTCTGATCAGTCAGGGCATTGAGGTAATAGACACAGATCTGGGAGAGCGCATTGTACAGCTTAGACATGAACCTCCCAGTCATATTGTTCTGCCAGCTATTCACCTCAAAAAAGAAGATGTAGGCGAAACTTTCCATCAGCACCTGGGTACAGAAAAGGGAGCTAAAGACCCTCAGTATCTGACAGAAGCAGCTCGCCAGCACCTGCGTGAGAAGTTTATTGCAGCAGACCTCGCACTGACAGGAGTCAACTTTGCGGTAGCAGAAACAGGTGGTATTGTCGTATGTACCAATGAAGGAAACGCGGATATGGGTGCACACCTGGCCAATGTACATATTGCATGTATGGGGATAGAAAAGATTATTCCGCGACAAGCAGACTTATCCGTTTTCCTGCGACTGCTTGCCCGAAGTGCTACCGGCCAACCTATTACTACTTATTCCAGTCATTTTCTGCGTCCGGCACCTGGTAAGGAGATGCATATTGTACTTGTCGATAATGGTCGCACAGAGCAGCTTGCACGTGCTGATTTTCGTAATTCGCTGAAATGTATTCGCTGTGCAGCCTGTTTTAATACATGTCCAGTGTATCGGCGTAGTGGAGGACATAGTTATCATACAGCTGTTGCTGGTCCGATAGGCTCTATTTTAGCACCCAATATTGATATGCGTAAATACGCCGATCTACCTTTTGCCAGTACCCTTTGTGGCTCTTGTTCTAATGTTTGTCCAGTGAAAATAGATATACATGACCAACTTTGGAAATGGCGTCAGATTCTGGCGCAGGAAGGACATACAGGTACTGCAAAGGCAACAGGAATGAAACTGATGTCAGCAGTACTTTCCAATCCGGATATTTATCGATTTGCGGGAAGTACCGGACGTTGGTTTCTACGGCATGTACCATCGCTGGCATCCAACTCTTTAAATCCCTGGTTTAAACAACGTGAAATGCCTGAGCCACCCAAAGAAAGTTTTCGGGACTGGTATATGAAAAACAGAAAGAAACCAAAAGGTGAATGA
- a CDS encoding LutC/YkgG family protein: MNSRELILKKVRQNKPDLLPLPILEAYPQGDIDLTDKFGTFLKNVGGDIYLAKDVQEARAHLTQKFQLSESIKVADYTDTNLLKQDPHSFEDVFVTIMRGQWGVAENAAIWIPEEYLPGKQRVLPFICQHLVIYLPSDALVPTMYEAYQKIGTQNFGGYGVFIAGPSKTADIEQSLVIGAHGPRSLTVYLIEKQQL, translated from the coding sequence ATGAATAGCAGAGAACTTATCCTAAAAAAAGTCAGACAGAACAAACCAGATCTGTTGCCTTTACCCATACTGGAAGCCTATCCTCAGGGAGACATAGATCTGACAGATAAGTTTGGGACTTTTCTGAAGAATGTCGGAGGAGACATCTATTTAGCAAAGGATGTACAGGAGGCCAGGGCTCATCTTACACAGAAATTTCAGCTATCTGAATCTATCAAAGTAGCAGATTATACGGATACCAACCTGTTAAAGCAAGACCCACATTCGTTTGAGGACGTCTTTGTTACCATTATGCGTGGTCAATGGGGGGTAGCTGAAAATGCAGCTATCTGGATTCCAGAAGAGTATCTGCCAGGAAAACAGAGAGTATTACCTTTTATCTGCCAACATCTGGTTATCTATCTGCCATCAGATGCGTTGGTACCTACAATGTATGAAGCTTATCAGAAAATAGGCACTCAGAATTTTGGCGGATATGGAGTTTTTATTGCCGGACCATCCAAAACAGCAGATATTGAACAATCTCTGGTGATTGGGGCACATGGACCCAGAAGTCTTACCGTTTATTTGATTGAAAAACAACAGCTATAA
- a CDS encoding glycoside hydrolase family 125 protein, which yields MNRRNFAKQAVMASGGFLLANKFTYAVGAAFPEVRVPEAQRKFRSTAVEAAIKKVQSTIGNKELAWLFGNSFPNTLDTTVEFELKDGKPDTYVITGDIDAMWLRDSTAQVWPYLPLMKEDKKLQQLIQGVISRQATCILKDPYANAFYKNESQISEWKDDVTDMKPGIHERKWEIDSLCYPVRLGYHYWKQTGDTSVFTSQWKEAALLILKTFREQQRKDGHSPYKFERKTAWATDSVPLGGYGYPAKPVGLICSMFRPSDDATIFPYLIPSNFFAVVSLQQLAEIFKTVLKDTANATEFTKLADEVQKALNEYAVVTHPKFGKVYAYEVNGYGSFNLMDDANVPSLLSLPYLGAIKNTDPIYINTRKLLFSEENPFFFKGKAGEGIGGPHVGVNMIWPLSIIMRGLTSDNDAEIKMCLETLQKTHGGTGFIHESFHKDDPAKFTRKWFAWANTIFGEFVWKVFREKPQLLS from the coding sequence ATGAACAGAAGGAATTTTGCTAAGCAGGCAGTAATGGCCTCCGGTGGATTTTTACTTGCAAATAAGTTTACCTATGCTGTAGGAGCGGCTTTTCCGGAAGTACGTGTTCCGGAAGCCCAGCGGAAATTTCGTAGTACAGCTGTAGAAGCTGCAATTAAAAAAGTACAGAGTACCATTGGCAATAAAGAACTGGCGTGGTTGTTTGGAAATAGTTTCCCAAATACCCTTGATACCACCGTTGAATTTGAGCTAAAAGATGGAAAGCCTGATACATATGTTATTACAGGTGATATTGATGCTATGTGGTTGCGTGATTCTACTGCACAGGTATGGCCTTATCTTCCATTAATGAAAGAAGATAAAAAACTGCAGCAACTGATTCAGGGTGTGATTAGTCGACAGGCAACCTGTATTTTGAAAGATCCGTATGCCAATGCATTTTATAAGAATGAAAGCCAGATCAGTGAGTGGAAAGACGATGTTACAGATATGAAGCCTGGTATTCATGAACGTAAATGGGAAATTGACAGTTTGTGCTATCCTGTACGGTTAGGGTATCATTACTGGAAACAAACAGGAGATACTTCAGTTTTTACAAGTCAGTGGAAAGAAGCCGCATTATTGATCCTGAAGACCTTCCGCGAACAACAGCGCAAAGACGGTCATAGCCCCTATAAGTTTGAAAGAAAAACGGCCTGGGCTACCGATAGTGTACCATTGGGAGGATATGGTTACCCTGCAAAACCTGTTGGATTGATTTGTTCCATGTTCCGCCCAAGTGATGATGCTACTATTTTCCCATACTTGATTCCATCTAATTTCTTTGCGGTTGTGTCATTACAACAGTTGGCAGAAATATTTAAGACAGTTTTAAAAGATACAGCTAATGCCACTGAGTTTACAAAGTTAGCTGATGAAGTTCAGAAAGCTCTGAACGAATATGCAGTAGTAACACATCCGAAGTTCGGAAAGGTCTATGCTTATGAAGTAAACGGATACGGAAGCTTTAACCTGATGGATGATGCCAATGTACCTAGCCTTCTTTCATTACCTTATCTAGGTGCTATCAAAAACACAGATCCTATCTATATCAATACACGTAAGCTACTCTTCTCAGAAGAAAATCCGTTTTTCTTTAAAGGAAAAGCAGGAGAAGGTATTGGTGGACCACACGTAGGTGTAAATATGATATGGCCATTGAGTATCATCATGCGTGGGTTAACTTCTGATAATGACGCAGAAATAAAAATGTGTCTGGAAACATTACAGAAAACACATGGAGGTACTGGATTTATTCATGAATCTTTCCATAAGGATGATCCTGCCAAATTTACCCGTAAATGGTTTGCATGGGCTAATACCATTTTTGGAGAGTTTGTCTGGAAAGTTTTCCGCGAGAAACCACAATTGTTAAGTTAA
- a CDS encoding GH39 family glycosyl hydrolase: protein MKYTFILLIICLLSHNYLVAQSKIHSAVKIDINLSKEIAPMKPIWAWFGYDEPNYTYMKDGKKLLTEIADFSKPVPVFVRAHNLLTTGDGTAALKWGSTNAYTEDANGNPVYNWTVVDSIFDVYIKRGMKPLAQIGFMPEALSVKPQPYRHTWQPGQPYSGIFTGWAYPPKDYKKWGELVYQWVTHCVKRYGKKEVESWYWEVWNEPDISYWKGTQQEFFKLYDFAADGVKRALPTARVGGCDATGGAMKFLDAFLRHCLRDTNYATGKIGAPLDVILFHAKGAPRVIDGQVVMKIGSQLKNINDHFNVIRAYPELKNIPVVIGESDPEGCAACGMSTNPENAYRNGTMYSSYTAASFARKYALMDSLNVNLIGAVSWSFEFENQPWFAGFRDLATNGVDKPVLNVFRMFAMMKGRRVEVKSNRMYGLRTIVDSSIRNQTDIGAIAAKDSRSASVMVWNYHDRDEQGVAEEINIQVKGLPSSTVTLKHYRIDNEHSNSYEVWKKIGSPQSPNATQIATLEKAGQLQLVKDPETKKIQNGNLSVPIILSRQGVSFLYFSW, encoded by the coding sequence ATGAAATATACTTTTATTCTTCTGATTATTTGTCTCTTATCACATAACTACCTAGTTGCACAGAGTAAAATACATTCTGCTGTAAAGATTGACATTAATTTGTCAAAAGAGATTGCACCTATGAAACCCATATGGGCTTGGTTTGGCTATGATGAACCCAATTATACCTATATGAAGGATGGCAAAAAGCTGCTTACCGAAATTGCCGACTTTAGCAAGCCTGTTCCAGTCTTTGTACGAGCACATAATCTGTTGACAACAGGAGATGGGACTGCTGCTTTAAAATGGGGTTCCACTAATGCCTATACAGAGGATGCCAATGGTAATCCTGTATACAACTGGACTGTAGTAGATAGCATTTTTGATGTATATATCAAAAGAGGCATGAAACCTCTGGCACAGATCGGCTTTATGCCAGAAGCATTATCTGTTAAACCACAACCTTACAGACACACCTGGCAGCCAGGACAACCTTATTCGGGCATTTTTACAGGGTGGGCATATCCTCCCAAAGACTATAAAAAATGGGGTGAGTTAGTCTATCAATGGGTAACACATTGCGTGAAAAGATATGGTAAAAAAGAAGTCGAAAGCTGGTATTGGGAAGTCTGGAATGAACCAGATATTTCGTACTGGAAAGGTACGCAGCAAGAGTTCTTTAAATTATACGATTTCGCTGCAGATGGCGTAAAACGTGCTTTGCCTACCGCCAGAGTAGGAGGATGTGATGCGACCGGTGGGGCTATGAAGTTTCTGGATGCCTTTCTCCGGCACTGCCTGAGAGATACTAACTATGCTACTGGGAAAATAGGTGCTCCACTGGATGTTATCCTGTTTCATGCCAAAGGCGCTCCCCGTGTGATAGACGGACAGGTAGTAATGAAGATAGGAAGCCAGTTAAAAAATATAAACGATCATTTTAATGTAATTCGAGCCTATCCTGAACTAAAAAATATACCTGTAGTAATAGGCGAATCTGATCCGGAGGGTTGTGCTGCCTGTGGGATGTCTACCAACCCAGAAAATGCTTACCGAAATGGGACAATGTATTCCAGTTATACAGCAGCTTCATTTGCCAGGAAATATGCTTTGATGGATTCGTTGAATGTAAATCTGATAGGAGCCGTATCCTGGTCTTTCGAGTTTGAAAATCAACCCTGGTTTGCTGGATTTCGTGATCTGGCTACCAATGGAGTTGATAAACCCGTCCTGAATGTGTTTCGTATGTTTGCTATGATGAAAGGCCGTCGGGTAGAGGTGAAGAGCAACCGGATGTATGGGTTGCGTACCATAGTGGATTCCAGTATCCGAAACCAGACAGATATCGGAGCTATTGCTGCCAAGGATAGCCGTTCTGCTTCAGTTATGGTCTGGAACTACCATGATCGGGATGAACAAGGTGTAGCAGAAGAAATAAACATACAGGTGAAAGGACTTCCTTCCAGTACAGTTACGTTAAAGCACTACAGGATAGATAATGAGCATAGCAATTCCTATGAAGTATGGAAAAAAATAGGATCTCCTCAAAGTCCCAATGCTACTCAGATTGCAACATTAGAAAAAGCCGGACAGTTGCAGTTAGTAAAAGATCCTGAAACGAAAAAGATTCAGAATGGCAATCTCTCTGTACCCATAATATTATCCAGGCAAGGAGTATCATTTCTTTATTTTAGTTGGTAA
- a CDS encoding DUF6600 domain-containing protein, translating into MKTLKQFRVWVILATLVAVFSSTEKASAQVNVSVSFQTFYDQLSPYGYWMNTPDYGYVWQPNVATDFQPYGSNGYWIVTEYGNTWVSDYDWGWAPFHYGRWYFDNYYGWLWIPDTEWGPAWVSWRSGDGYYGWAPMGPGVNVSVSIPVSCWIFVPNVYITNRRFYDYCIPRTRVVHVYNHTTVINNYYVYNNRRYASGPSVRDIERHSHGRVQVYRVQHEDRPGRAMVSNGSVRVYRPSVSERRDNVRGPVSTGPGRRIDVTPDVRNRREDWGNSGRQDQNRVTTQPQNRSSERIGYPNDNRSNEGFRQPAEPQYSPRSREPRSSMESGRSDNNRQPSFDSNRQPSFDNNRQSDWGGRNSGSEGRTTQPQREQPQQRETSQPWGQPQERVQPRQREQPQFNQPSGAVGERRQSETQRTQWEQPQRVERSQPSQAQRQERIESHPRESQRSFEQSSQPSQRSSGQGSAQPSQGGRPSRQPR; encoded by the coding sequence ATGAAAACTTTGAAACAATTTCGGGTTTGGGTGATATTAGCAACTTTGGTTGCTGTCTTTTCAAGTACAGAAAAAGCATCTGCACAGGTAAATGTAAGTGTTTCATTTCAGACCTTCTATGATCAGTTGTCGCCTTATGGATATTGGATGAATACTCCTGACTATGGGTACGTATGGCAACCCAATGTCGCAACTGATTTTCAGCCCTATGGAAGCAATGGGTACTGGATAGTGACTGAATATGGAAATACCTGGGTGTCTGATTATGATTGGGGATGGGCTCCTTTCCACTATGGTCGCTGGTATTTTGATAACTATTATGGATGGCTCTGGATACCTGATACTGAGTGGGGACCTGCCTGGGTATCGTGGCGCTCTGGTGATGGATATTATGGTTGGGCTCCTATGGGACCTGGCGTAAATGTTTCTGTGTCTATACCTGTTTCCTGCTGGATATTTGTGCCTAATGTATATATTACCAATCGCAGATTCTATGATTATTGTATCCCAAGAACCCGTGTTGTCCATGTCTATAACCATACAACAGTAATTAATAACTACTATGTATATAATAATCGTCGGTATGCTTCCGGACCGTCTGTAAGAGATATTGAACGTCATTCACACGGTCGGGTACAGGTGTATCGTGTACAACATGAAGACAGACCAGGAAGAGCAATGGTTTCCAATGGATCTGTACGAGTGTATCGTCCGAGTGTCTCTGAACGAAGAGATAACGTGCGTGGACCAGTAAGTACCGGACCTGGCCGTCGGATAGATGTAACGCCTGATGTACGTAATCGGAGAGAGGATTGGGGAAATTCTGGCAGACAGGATCAGAATCGGGTAACTACTCAACCTCAGAATCGTTCGTCTGAGAGAATTGGATATCCTAACGATAACCGTAGTAATGAGGGATTCAGACAACCTGCAGAACCACAATATTCACCACGTTCCAGAGAACCGCGTTCCTCAATGGAATCAGGCAGAAGTGATAATAACCGTCAGCCATCCTTTGACAGTAACCGTCAACCCTCATTTGATAACAATCGTCAGTCAGATTGGGGTGGCCGTAACTCTGGAAGTGAAGGCAGAACTACACAACCGCAACGGGAACAACCTCAGCAAAGAGAGACATCACAACCATGGGGACAACCACAAGAGAGGGTACAACCTCGTCAACGCGAACAACCTCAGTTTAACCAACCATCAGGAGCGGTTGGAGAACGGCGTCAGTCCGAAACACAACGTACACAATGGGAGCAGCCTCAACGGGTAGAAAGATCACAACCTTCACAGGCACAGAGGCAGGAACGGATAGAAAGTCATCCTCGGGAATCACAAAGATCATTTGAACAAAGTTCTCAGCCTTCACAACGATCTTCCGGACAGGGATCTGCTCAACCCTCACAAGGAGGACGTCCATCACGGCAGCCTCGTTAA
- a CDS encoding S9 family peptidase, which translates to MTKHILLFFFCSITAFAQKPAFTLEQIMGTPFPTELTASPTDKKIAWVQNARGVRNIWMAQAPDFQGKQLTSFTKDDGKDISQLRWSPDARTLLFVHGGGTRGSEPPNPSSDPAGPELAIYKISTDGGQPVKIADGTYPTLSPKGDSLVFLRKGQIYITTLDGGKDARQLLKVRGSSSQLRWSPNGNQLAFVSNRGDHSFIGVFDLTSRNLRFLSPSVDTDNNPVWSPDGKQIAFIRIPAGDDVIFGPTREAEPWSILVADVATGKGKTLWKADPGVGSAYREIVSDNQILWTANNYIVFPWEKDGWTHLYSVSAQGGNGTLLTPGNFEVEYISLTTDKNEILFNSNQDDIDRRHIWRVAPTSNKPVAVTQGKGIEWLPVMLADGKTIGVLGSDALRPARALMVTNTTSFKPLVSNILSVDFPEKLLVEPQAVTVSAVDGMPIPAQLFLPANIKKGEKRPALIFFHGGSRRQMLLGWNYGSYYHNAYALNQYFVSQGYIVLSVNYRSGIGYGMHFREAINYGEAGGTEFNDVMGAGLYLRSRPDVDGSKIGLWGGSYGGYLTAMGLSRASDLFAAGVDIHGVHDWNVGIKTFVPDYNKLEFPEKARKAFDASPLATVDTWKSPVLVIHGDDDRNVDFAETVELVKALRKRNVEIEQLIFPDEVHSFLRYANWLECFKATSDFFDRKLRNKNNP; encoded by the coding sequence ATGACGAAACACATACTCCTGTTTTTCTTTTGCTCGATCACTGCATTTGCTCAAAAGCCTGCCTTTACCCTGGAACAGATTATGGGCACACCTTTTCCAACCGAACTTACTGCTTCTCCAACAGACAAAAAAATAGCCTGGGTACAGAATGCCAGAGGTGTGCGTAACATCTGGATGGCTCAGGCACCGGATTTTCAGGGAAAACAACTCACCTCATTTACCAAAGATGATGGCAAGGATATTTCTCAATTACGCTGGAGTCCGGATGCTCGTACATTGTTATTTGTACATGGGGGAGGTACTCGTGGTAGCGAACCGCCCAATCCCAGTAGTGATCCGGCAGGCCCTGAACTGGCTATTTACAAAATCAGTACAGATGGAGGGCAACCTGTAAAGATTGCAGACGGTACATATCCAACCTTGTCCCCTAAAGGAGATAGCCTGGTATTTCTACGTAAAGGGCAAATTTATATCACTACCCTGGATGGAGGAAAGGACGCCCGGCAACTGTTGAAAGTGCGAGGTAGCTCTTCCCAGTTACGCTGGTCTCCCAATGGTAACCAGCTAGCCTTTGTAAGTAATCGGGGAGATCATAGCTTCATTGGAGTGTTTGATTTGACTTCCCGAAACCTTCGTTTTTTGTCTCCAAGTGTAGATACAGACAACAATCCTGTGTGGTCTCCGGATGGAAAGCAGATTGCCTTTATCCGTATCCCTGCTGGAGACGATGTAATCTTTGGACCTACCCGTGAAGCTGAACCTTGGTCTATTCTGGTAGCAGATGTAGCTACAGGGAAAGGAAAAACTCTCTGGAAAGCAGATCCTGGTGTAGGAAGTGCCTACCGAGAGATTGTTTCAGACAATCAAATTTTATGGACTGCTAACAACTATATTGTTTTTCCCTGGGAAAAGGATGGATGGACACATTTGTATAGTGTATCGGCACAGGGGGGAAATGGTACGTTATTGACCCCGGGCAATTTTGAAGTAGAATATATCTCTCTGACTACAGATAAAAATGAAATTCTGTTTAATTCTAATCAGGACGATATTGATCGGCGTCATATATGGCGAGTGGCTCCCACTAGTAACAAACCTGTAGCTGTTACACAAGGAAAAGGCATTGAGTGGCTGCCCGTAATGCTCGCAGATGGAAAGACTATAGGAGTATTGGGATCTGATGCCTTGCGTCCGGCACGGGCATTGATGGTAACCAATACAACCAGTTTTAAACCTCTGGTGTCCAACATTCTGTCTGTTGACTTTCCGGAAAAGTTATTAGTAGAACCGCAAGCAGTAACGGTTTCAGCAGTAGATGGTATGCCAATCCCTGCCCAATTGTTTTTGCCTGCCAATATCAAAAAAGGTGAAAAGCGTCCTGCTTTGATATTTTTTCATGGTGGTTCCCGCAGACAGATGTTGCTAGGCTGGAATTATGGATCCTATTATCATAATGCCTATGCCTTGAATCAGTATTTTGTTTCCCAAGGATATATTGTGTTATCGGTGAACTATAGAAGTGGAATTGGGTATGGAATGCATTTTAGAGAAGCCATCAATTATGGTGAGGCAGGAGGGACAGAGTTTAATGATGTAATGGGTGCAGGATTGTATTTACGTAGCCGACCAGATGTAGATGGAAGTAAAATCGGATTGTGGGGAGGAAGCTATGGTGGCTATCTGACAGCAATGGGACTGTCCCGTGCATCAGATTTGTTTGCAGCAGGTGTGGATATTCATGGCGTACATGACTGGAATGTAGGGATCAAAACTTTCGTACCTGATTATAATAAGCTAGAGTTTCCCGAAAAAGCACGCAAAGCTTTTGATGCATCTCCTCTGGCAACGGTGGATACATGGAAATCACCAGTACTGGTGATTCATGGAGATGACGATCGCAATGTTGATTTTGCTGAAACGGTTGAGTTAGTTAAGGCATTACGAAAACGTAATGTTGAGATTGAACAACTGATCTTTCCGGATGAGGTTCACAGCTTTTTACGGTATGCAAACTGGCTGGAATGTTTCAAGGCTACATCTGATTTCTTCGATAGAAAGCTGAGAAATAAGAATAATCCCTAA
- a CDS encoding alpha-L-fucosidase: MNAQTTYTPAPENLEARKWFQDAKFGMFIHWGLYSLLSDGEWVMNNRKIPVKDYERLTSFFNPVDFNPAEWVTLAKAAGMKYITITSKHHDGFALYDSKVSDYDIVDRTHYKKDILKMLAEECQKQGIKLFFYHSHLDWHHPDYFPTGMTGAGLGRPEGGDFNKYLDYMDAQLTELLTNYGPIGGIWFDGWWDQKTKGRETKIDWRLGKTYSLIHKLQPAALIGNNHHVLPFAGEDFQMFEKDLPGQNTSGFSENQQVGQLPLEMCETMNGAWGFNINDRHYKSSRQLVQLLVNNAGHNANLLLNVGPMPSGKIQPEFMKTLQEIGEWTKANGETIYGTRGGPIPPRDWGVTTQKGNKIYVHILNWKDKTLALPSVDKKIKSAMLFSDKSKVVFSQKADALILTLPKIDENAHDTIVELEW; encoded by the coding sequence ATGAATGCACAAACAACCTACACACCTGCTCCCGAGAATCTGGAAGCCCGTAAGTGGTTTCAGGATGCCAAATTTGGTATGTTCATTCATTGGGGATTGTATAGTTTGTTAAGTGATGGGGAATGGGTTATGAATAACCGGAAGATTCCTGTAAAGGATTATGAAAGACTCACATCCTTCTTTAATCCTGTTGATTTTAATCCTGCTGAATGGGTGACATTGGCAAAAGCAGCGGGTATGAAATATATTACTATTACAAGCAAACATCATGATGGATTTGCATTGTATGATAGTAAAGTTTCCGATTATGACATTGTAGATCGTACCCATTACAAAAAAGATATCTTAAAAATGCTCGCAGAAGAGTGTCAGAAACAGGGGATTAAGCTGTTTTTTTATCATTCACATCTGGATTGGCATCATCCGGATTACTTCCCGACAGGAATGACCGGAGCCGGACTGGGACGTCCGGAAGGTGGGGACTTCAATAAATATTTGGATTATATGGATGCTCAATTGACAGAGCTTCTTACAAATTATGGTCCTATTGGGGGTATCTGGTTTGATGGCTGGTGGGATCAGAAGACCAAAGGTCGCGAAACCAAAATAGACTGGCGATTGGGTAAAACGTACTCTCTTATTCACAAGCTGCAGCCTGCTGCACTGATTGGGAATAATCACCATGTATTGCCTTTTGCGGGAGAAGATTTTCAGATGTTTGAAAAAGATCTGCCTGGACAGAATACTTCTGGATTTAGCGAAAATCAACAGGTCGGGCAATTGCCTCTGGAGATGTGCGAAACTATGAATGGTGCCTGGGGATTTAATATCAATGACAGACATTACAAATCAAGCCGTCAACTGGTTCAATTACTGGTAAACAATGCAGGACACAATGCTAATCTGTTACTCAATGTTGGCCCTATGCCTAGTGGTAAAATTCAGCCTGAGTTTATGAAAACATTACAGGAGATAGGGGAGTGGACCAAAGCCAACGGAGAAACGATCTATGGCACAAGAGGCGGGCCCATCCCTCCCCGTGACTGGGGTGTAACTACCCAGAAAGGAAATAAAATATATGTGCATATTCTGAACTGGAAAGATAAAACCCTGGCATTACCATCTGTAGATAAGAAGATTAAGTCTGCAATGCTGTTTTCAGATAAGTCGAAGGTTGTCTTCTCTCAAAAAGCAGATGCGTTGATCCTTACCTTGCCTAAGATAGATGAAAATGCACATGATACAATTGTTGAGCTGGAATGGTAA